A section of the Polyangium spumosum genome encodes:
- a CDS encoding ATPase domain-containing protein, which translates to MKRITTGIEALDRILGGGFPANSIHIIMGNPGSGKTILAEQIAFTNATADRPALYIVTVSEPLAKFVTYLQQFTFADPACVGTRILYEDIGDLLVAHPEQITSRIQDLIQRHRPGIIIFDSFKAIGDMMTHLPAWRRVLFELAGLLTAYAATTFWVGEYTGDALTRKPEFSVADGVLELLRDCGSGRDFRFLRVRKLRGSDFADGSHALRICPSGLEVFPRLVTPDVTPSYTPIAERLPSGIADLDEMVDTGWLRGSTTLIAGPSGAGKTVLALHFLREGVARGEPGLLVSLEENPVQLARSMRSFGWDPEQMIGPDKLDHLYISPVELQIDTIVAEVFRRIEANHVQRLVIDAVGDLEMTVNDPTRLRDYLYSLVQRLAARQVTSMLVVETPNLVVSESVTRRDISFLCDNVIVLQMLLGEELLRTLRILKTRGSKHDGKARTLLITPTGIVVR; encoded by the coding sequence ATGAAGCGCATCACCACAGGAATCGAGGCGTTGGACCGGATCCTCGGGGGCGGCTTCCCGGCGAACTCGATCCATATCATCATGGGTAACCCGGGCAGCGGCAAGACGATCCTCGCCGAGCAGATCGCCTTCACCAATGCGACCGCTGACCGCCCCGCGCTCTACATCGTCACGGTCTCCGAGCCGCTCGCGAAATTCGTGACCTACCTGCAGCAGTTCACCTTCGCCGATCCCGCGTGCGTCGGGACCCGCATCCTCTACGAGGACATCGGCGACCTCCTCGTCGCGCATCCCGAGCAGATCACGTCGCGTATTCAGGACCTCATCCAGCGCCACCGTCCAGGCATCATCATCTTTGATTCATTCAAGGCGATCGGCGACATGATGACCCATCTGCCCGCCTGGCGCAGGGTGCTCTTCGAGCTCGCGGGCCTGCTCACGGCGTACGCCGCGACGACCTTCTGGGTCGGCGAATACACGGGCGACGCGCTCACGCGCAAGCCCGAGTTCTCGGTGGCGGACGGCGTCCTCGAGCTGCTCCGCGATTGCGGGTCGGGCCGTGATTTCCGCTTTCTCCGCGTGCGCAAGCTCCGCGGCAGCGATTTCGCCGATGGGTCTCACGCCCTGCGTATCTGCCCGTCGGGGCTCGAGGTCTTCCCCAGGCTCGTCACCCCGGACGTCACGCCCTCGTATACCCCCATCGCCGAGCGGCTCCCGAGCGGGATCGCCGACCTCGACGAGATGGTCGACACCGGCTGGCTGCGGGGCTCGACGACGCTGATCGCGGGGCCCTCCGGCGCGGGCAAGACGGTGCTCGCCCTCCATTTCCTCCGCGAGGGCGTCGCGCGCGGCGAGCCGGGGCTGCTCGTGAGCCTCGAGGAGAACCCGGTCCAGCTCGCGCGCTCGATGCGGAGCTTCGGCTGGGATCCCGAGCAGATGATCGGCCCCGACAAGCTCGATCACCTCTACATTTCGCCCGTCGAGCTCCAGATCGACACCATCGTCGCCGAGGTCTTCAGGCGCATCGAGGCGAACCACGTGCAGCGCCTGGTGATCGACGCCGTCGGTGATCTCGAGATGACGGTGAACGATCCCACGCGCCTGCGCGATTACCTCTATTCGCTGGTCCAGCGGCTCGCGGCGCGGCAGGTCACGTCGATGCTCGTCGTGGAGACGCCGAACCTCGTGGTGTCGGAGTCGGTGACGCGGCGGGATATCTCGTTTCTGTGCGACAACGTCATCGTCCTGCAGATGCTGCTCGGCGAGGAGCTGCTCCGGACGCTGCGTATCCTCAAGACCCGCGGCAGCAAGCACGACGGCAAGGCGCGGACGCTTTTGATCACCCCCACGGGCATCG
- a CDS encoding response regulator, giving the protein MACQRPVEDGGKALLLIVERDPAVRRLERFFLEDAGFCVELAEDGLDGLNRARALRPAIVITEILLPRVDGLSVCRALKAEPSTRKMAILVFSVLAAEERAIEAGADAFLRKPIDDGLLIGTVRRLLARGGSEEGPT; this is encoded by the coding sequence ATGGCATGCCAGCGACCTGTGGAGGACGGGGGCAAGGCGTTGCTCCTCATCGTCGAGCGAGACCCGGCCGTCCGACGATTGGAGCGGTTCTTCCTGGAGGACGCGGGGTTTTGCGTGGAGCTCGCGGAGGACGGCCTGGACGGGCTCAACCGCGCTCGCGCGCTCCGCCCCGCGATCGTGATCACGGAGATCCTGCTCCCGCGGGTGGACGGGCTCAGCGTATGTCGGGCGCTCAAGGCGGAGCCTTCCACGAGGAAGATGGCGATCCTCGTCTTCAGCGTCCTCGCCGCGGAGGAACGGGCGATCGAAGCTGGGGCGGACGCGTTTCTGCGCAAGCCCATCGACGACGGGCTGCTCATCGGCACGGTTCGACGCCTGCTCGCGCGCGGCGGCTCGGAGGAAGGGCCGACATGA
- a CDS encoding ArnT family glycosyltransferase — protein MSSGAKLTWKDDLIAALLAALAMAVLVATVGDLGYARDEGFYFHAADSYRRWFELLFSNPAAALEPTAIDSAWRVNNEHPGLIKSLFALSNLFLQKKWHLFAMEGTSYRFPGIFLAGAGVALVYRWGAEARGRLAGLFAAIALFCMPRFFYHAHLACFDAPVVTMFLLATYCFWKAIREGGMAWPIAAGLSFGLALDTKHNAWFLPILAVTHVGLLLARDRLTGGDTKETLRRALSALLAMALLGPLVMYALWPWIWRDTFAQLAAYASFHLNHEYYNMEFFGRTYFTPPMPRLYAPVMTAATVPTVTLALFVLGISVRARARMKAFVRARAGKLAPREGGETDLFWLLAIGISYGAWVFPKTPIFGGTKHWMQAYPFVALFAGAGFAWLVSVLRVELRRRKWASFGRAAAAGLFVILIAAPIVETAGSHPWGLSSYAPLVGGAKGAATLGLNRTFWGYTTGAVVEYLNREVPKSGAVYIHDTAWPAWEMLQKDGRLRRDIRGVGAVHDADFAIYHHEQHMLGQEYQAWVAYGTAAPAHVAGLEGTPVIWVYRREGR, from the coding sequence ATGAGCAGCGGGGCGAAGCTCACCTGGAAGGACGATCTCATTGCGGCGCTGCTCGCGGCCCTCGCCATGGCCGTACTCGTGGCGACCGTGGGCGACCTCGGTTATGCGCGCGACGAGGGGTTTTACTTCCATGCCGCCGACAGTTATCGCCGGTGGTTCGAGCTCCTCTTCTCGAATCCGGCGGCTGCGCTCGAGCCGACGGCGATCGACTCGGCCTGGCGGGTGAACAACGAGCATCCGGGGCTCATCAAGTCCCTCTTCGCCCTGTCGAACCTCTTCTTGCAGAAGAAGTGGCACCTCTTCGCCATGGAGGGGACGAGTTATCGATTCCCCGGCATCTTCCTCGCGGGCGCGGGCGTCGCGCTCGTCTATCGCTGGGGCGCCGAGGCGCGCGGCCGGCTCGCGGGCCTCTTCGCGGCGATCGCGCTCTTCTGCATGCCGCGGTTCTTTTATCACGCGCACCTCGCCTGCTTCGACGCGCCCGTCGTGACCATGTTCCTGCTCGCGACCTATTGCTTCTGGAAGGCGATACGAGAGGGCGGGATGGCCTGGCCGATCGCGGCGGGGCTCTCGTTCGGGCTCGCGCTCGACACCAAGCACAACGCGTGGTTCTTGCCGATCCTCGCCGTGACCCACGTGGGGCTGCTCCTCGCGCGGGACAGGCTCACGGGCGGCGACACGAAAGAGACTTTGCGGCGGGCGCTCTCCGCGCTGCTCGCGATGGCCTTGCTCGGCCCGCTCGTGATGTACGCGCTCTGGCCGTGGATCTGGCGGGACACGTTCGCGCAGCTCGCCGCGTATGCGTCGTTCCACCTGAACCACGAGTATTACAACATGGAGTTCTTCGGGCGGACGTACTTCACGCCGCCCATGCCCCGCCTGTATGCGCCCGTGATGACGGCGGCGACGGTGCCGACGGTGACGCTCGCGCTCTTCGTGCTGGGGATTTCCGTGCGGGCGCGGGCGCGTATGAAGGCCTTCGTGCGCGCGCGGGCCGGGAAACTCGCGCCGCGCGAGGGGGGCGAGACGGATCTGTTCTGGCTGCTCGCGATTGGCATCTCGTACGGCGCGTGGGTCTTCCCGAAGACGCCCATCTTCGGCGGGACGAAGCACTGGATGCAGGCGTATCCCTTCGTCGCCCTCTTCGCCGGGGCGGGGTTCGCCTGGCTCGTCTCGGTGTTACGCGTGGAGCTCCGGCGGCGGAAATGGGCGTCCTTCGGGCGCGCGGCGGCGGCGGGGCTCTTCGTGATCCTGATCGCGGCGCCGATCGTCGAGACGGCCGGGTCGCATCCGTGGGGATTGTCGAGTTACGCGCCGCTCGTGGGGGGCGCGAAGGGCGCGGCGACGCTCGGGCTCAATCGGACGTTCTGGGGTTACACGACCGGCGCGGTGGTGGAGTACCTCAACCGCGAGGTGCCGAAGAGCGGCGCCGTGTACATCCACGACACGGCCTGGCCGGCGTGGGAGATGCTGCAAAAGGACGGCCGGCTGCGGAGGGACATCCGCGGCGTGGGCGCGGTGCACGACGCCGATTTCGCGATCTACCACCACGAGCAGCACATGCTGGGGCAGGAATACCAGGCATGGGTGGCGTACGGGACGGCGGCGCCGGCGCACGTGGCGGGGCTCGAGGGGACGCCGGTGATCTGGGTGTATCGGCGGGAAGGGCGGTAG
- a CDS encoding methyltransferase domain-containing protein, which yields MLGIHKALFALHRRAVTLPRARRITDALAELAGPAASLLDVGAGDGAIAAAVAERIGARRVAGVDVLVRPRVVIEVVPYDGQRLPFPDGAFEIVTISDVLHHCEAPGEVLAECLRVASRAVLVKDHFRFGSISRALLLAMDVVGNAEAGVLVRGTYFSPAEWIELVRAAGGRITALRWPMQIHDAPMRFVTRDELQFVARIEPAQEKP from the coding sequence GTGCTGGGGATCCACAAGGCCCTCTTCGCGCTGCACCGGCGCGCCGTCACGTTGCCACGCGCGCGGCGCATCACGGACGCGCTCGCCGAGCTCGCCGGGCCCGCCGCGTCGCTGCTCGACGTGGGCGCAGGGGATGGAGCGATCGCCGCGGCCGTCGCCGAGCGGATCGGGGCGCGCCGCGTCGCGGGCGTGGACGTGCTCGTTCGCCCTCGCGTGGTGATCGAGGTCGTCCCCTACGACGGCCAGCGCCTGCCGTTCCCCGACGGCGCGTTCGAGATCGTCACGATCTCCGACGTCCTGCACCATTGCGAGGCGCCGGGCGAGGTGCTCGCCGAGTGCCTGCGCGTGGCCTCCCGCGCCGTGCTGGTGAAGGATCACTTCCGCTTCGGATCGATCTCGCGGGCGCTCTTGCTCGCGATGGACGTGGTGGGCAACGCCGAGGCGGGCGTGCTCGTGCGGGGGACGTACTTCTCGCCGGCCGAGTGGATCGAGCTGGTGCGCGCGGCCGGCGGCCGGATCACGGCCCTGCGCTGGCCGATGCAGATCCACGACGCGCCGATGCGGTTCGTCACGCGCGACGAGCTCCAGTTCGTGGCGCGGATCGAGCCTGCGCAGGAGAAACCATGA
- a CDS encoding NAD-dependent epimerase/dehydratase family protein gives MKTLVVGGAGFIGSHLVDRLVTRGPVTVYDNLSVGKRAFLQEQLDAGRVTLVEADALDLERLTAAAAGHDVVFHLSANPEARWGLERTRLDLEQGTIVTYNVLEAMRRAGVARLVFSSSGTVYGDTPETCKEGHIGHLPISLYGASKLAGEALISAFVECFGLHATIFRFGNVVGPRGTHGAALDFLKKLRDRKTELEVLGDGRQSKPYLHVSDCADGLLFGLDHAKERLGLYNLAPPDQTSVARIAELCVKASPYPGATIRFTGGDRGWPGDVPRSSMSPDKLAALGFRVRHASDDAVRMAIEALAGEVFPGRAG, from the coding sequence ATGAAGACGCTCGTCGTCGGCGGCGCCGGGTTCATCGGCAGCCACCTCGTGGACCGGCTCGTCACGCGCGGGCCCGTGACCGTGTACGACAACCTCTCCGTCGGGAAACGGGCGTTCCTGCAGGAGCAGCTCGACGCGGGGCGCGTGACACTCGTCGAGGCGGACGCGCTCGATCTCGAGAGGCTCACGGCCGCGGCCGCCGGCCACGACGTCGTCTTCCACCTCTCGGCGAACCCCGAGGCGCGCTGGGGGCTCGAGCGGACGAGGCTCGACCTCGAGCAGGGCACGATCGTCACCTACAACGTGCTCGAAGCCATGCGCCGCGCCGGCGTGGCCCGGCTCGTCTTTTCGTCGTCGGGCACGGTGTACGGCGACACGCCGGAGACGTGCAAAGAGGGCCACATCGGCCACCTGCCGATCTCGCTCTACGGGGCGAGCAAGCTCGCGGGCGAGGCGCTGATCAGCGCGTTCGTCGAGTGCTTCGGCCTGCACGCGACCATCTTCCGCTTCGGCAACGTCGTCGGCCCGCGCGGCACGCACGGCGCCGCGCTCGATTTCCTGAAAAAACTACGCGACCGGAAGACCGAGCTCGAGGTGCTCGGCGACGGCCGGCAATCGAAGCCCTACCTGCACGTGTCGGATTGCGCGGACGGCTTGCTCTTCGGGCTGGATCACGCGAAGGAGCGGCTCGGCCTGTACAACCTCGCCCCGCCCGACCAGACCTCCGTCGCGCGTATCGCCGAGCTCTGCGTGAAGGCCTCGCCCTACCCGGGCGCCACGATCCGCTTCACCGGCGGCGATCGCGGCTGGCCCGGGGACGTGCCGCGCTCGTCGATGAGCCCGGACAAGCTCGCCGCGCTCGGCTTCCGGGTGCGCCACGCGAGCGACGACGCCGTGCGAATGGCGATCGAGGCGCTCGCGGGCGAGGTCTTCCCGGGCCGCGCCGGCTGA
- a CDS encoding PAS domain-containing protein has product MGQSGDTIESLRAELAAAEERARLAEERAAVLEDLIALVPGVVVEYEQEPSGGFRPTFIGGVGLHELLGYSTEEGLSQPHFFTTKIHPDDQAKAHAEAMQFLENGESHLSPHRMQRKDGGYTWVDTHFLYVPGEDARPAKLHGVVFDVSRRMRAEHNAQEALLKERALRQRLDGFVANVPGIAWESFFVEDPSRQRVGFVSEKIEALSGYTPEEWRRPNFWLELVHPEDRAQAERDSQRLMAEGAASASYRWITKDGRTVWVSNRMTLIRDEAGQPIGARGVTMDITDLKRAEAERADAELREKLLAAQQESLLALSTPLVPIDDEILAMTLVGGLDERRADRVLSTLLEGVTRTAARTVILDVTGVPEVEAQTGELLVRAAKAVSLLGAEVVLTGIRPEVARTLVELGAELGSIVTKGTLKAGIAHAMRARSLTRGPSPRRGEGKKSRG; this is encoded by the coding sequence ATGGGGCAGAGTGGCGATACGATCGAGTCCTTGCGCGCCGAGCTCGCGGCGGCAGAGGAGCGGGCTCGGCTGGCGGAGGAGCGCGCGGCGGTCCTCGAAGACCTCATCGCGCTCGTGCCCGGCGTCGTCGTCGAGTACGAGCAGGAGCCCTCGGGGGGATTCCGGCCGACGTTCATCGGCGGCGTGGGCCTGCATGAGCTGCTCGGGTATTCGACCGAGGAGGGCTTGAGCCAGCCCCACTTCTTCACGACGAAGATCCACCCGGACGACCAGGCGAAGGCGCACGCCGAGGCGATGCAATTCCTGGAGAACGGCGAATCCCACCTCTCGCCGCACCGGATGCAGCGCAAGGACGGCGGTTATACCTGGGTCGATACGCATTTCCTGTACGTGCCGGGCGAGGACGCGCGCCCGGCCAAGCTGCACGGCGTGGTCTTCGACGTGAGCCGGCGCATGCGCGCCGAGCACAACGCGCAGGAGGCCCTGCTCAAGGAGCGCGCGCTGCGGCAGCGGCTCGACGGGTTCGTCGCGAACGTCCCCGGCATCGCGTGGGAGAGTTTTTTCGTCGAGGATCCGAGCCGGCAGCGGGTGGGGTTCGTGAGCGAGAAGATCGAGGCGCTCTCGGGGTACACGCCCGAGGAGTGGCGAAGGCCGAACTTCTGGCTCGAGCTCGTGCACCCGGAGGACCGCGCGCAGGCCGAGAGGGACTCGCAAAGGCTCATGGCCGAGGGCGCCGCTTCGGCCTCGTATCGTTGGATCACCAAGGACGGGCGGACGGTCTGGGTGAGCAACCGGATGACGTTGATCCGGGACGAGGCGGGGCAGCCGATCGGCGCGCGCGGCGTGACCATGGACATCACGGACCTGAAGCGCGCGGAGGCGGAGCGGGCGGACGCCGAGCTGCGGGAGAAGCTGCTCGCGGCGCAGCAGGAGAGCCTGCTCGCGCTCTCGACGCCGCTCGTGCCGATCGACGACGAGATCCTGGCCATGACGCTGGTGGGGGGCCTCGACGAGCGGCGGGCGGATCGGGTGCTGTCGACGTTGCTCGAGGGCGTGACGCGGACGGCGGCGCGGACGGTGATCCTCGACGTGACAGGCGTGCCGGAGGTCGAGGCGCAGACGGGGGAGCTGCTCGTGCGAGCCGCGAAGGCGGTGTCGCTGCTCGGAGCAGAGGTGGTGCTGACGGGGATCCGGCCGGAGGTGGCCCGGACGCTGGTCGAGCTCGGGGCCGAGCTCGGGTCGATCGTGACGAAGGGGACGCTGAAGGCCGGAATCGCGCACGCGATGCGAGCGCGGAGCCTCACTCGCGGCCCCTCTCCACGGCGTGGAGAGGGGAAAAAGAGTCGGGGGTGA
- a CDS encoding SH3 domain-containing protein: MKTNARRMSLSMAAAAAVALGMSILPACSGDDSSEDLIGANEDIGSTSEGVAGTIAVGTTLKSTTNVNLRTGPGTSYKILHVVPSGAKVTVEAKDPKNGFYKIKHDGTVGWSSGKYYTTVSSGGGGGGGSLSAARQEAINRGKSMKGFSYWWGHGRWRPEGPTASTKGSCSGSCPSCSHSGSYGADCSGFVAKAWSIPSSNADITKDGHPYGTIHFVGSSSNWSTVSRGSVKPADALVYNTNGAGHIILYSGGDGWGSMYAYECKGCSAGCVYGLRTASSSYKAIRRAGW; the protein is encoded by the coding sequence ATGAAGACAAACGCTCGCCGCATGTCGTTATCCATGGCCGCCGCCGCGGCCGTTGCTCTGGGAATGAGCATTCTGCCCGCCTGTTCGGGAGACGACTCCTCCGAGGACCTCATCGGCGCCAACGAGGACATCGGCTCGACGAGTGAAGGCGTGGCCGGCACGATCGCCGTCGGCACGACCCTCAAGTCGACGACGAACGTCAACCTCCGCACCGGCCCCGGCACGAGCTACAAGATCCTGCACGTCGTGCCCTCCGGCGCGAAGGTCACGGTCGAGGCCAAGGACCCGAAGAACGGGTTTTACAAGATCAAGCACGACGGCACGGTCGGCTGGAGCTCCGGCAAGTATTACACGACCGTCTCCTCGGGCGGCGGCGGCGGCGGCGGGAGCCTCTCCGCGGCGCGGCAGGAGGCCATCAATCGCGGCAAGTCGATGAAGGGCTTCTCGTACTGGTGGGGCCACGGCCGCTGGCGGCCGGAGGGGCCGACGGCCTCGACGAAGGGCTCCTGCTCCGGGAGCTGCCCGAGCTGCTCGCACAGCGGCTCGTACGGCGCGGACTGCTCGGGCTTCGTCGCGAAGGCCTGGTCGATCCCCTCGTCGAACGCCGACATCACGAAGGACGGCCACCCCTACGGCACGATCCACTTCGTCGGCAGCTCGTCGAACTGGTCGACGGTCTCGCGCGGGAGCGTGAAGCCCGCCGACGCGCTCGTCTACAACACGAACGGCGCGGGCCACATCATCCTGTACTCCGGCGGCGACGGCTGGGGCTCGATGTACGCCTACGAGTGCAAGGGCTGCTCGGCCGGCTGCGTCTACGGCCTGCGCACGGCGTCCTCGTCGTACAAGGCGATCCGCCGCGCCGGCTGGTGA
- a CDS encoding Kazal-type serine protease inhibitor domain-containing protein, which translates to MLRSNLLSLLALSLLALPACVAQVESGGGEDPPVSAPQNDAGALCSYEPGMECGEGFFCEVPIDTMCGAIIDEAGTCVVKPEACDQNYDPVCGCDGKTHSNACTANMEGTAVATAGACP; encoded by the coding sequence ATGCTTCGTTCGAACCTCCTCTCGCTGCTCGCGCTCTCGCTGCTCGCCCTGCCTGCCTGCGTGGCCCAGGTCGAATCCGGCGGGGGAGAAGACCCCCCGGTGAGCGCGCCCCAGAACGACGCCGGCGCGCTCTGCAGCTACGAGCCCGGCATGGAGTGCGGGGAGGGCTTCTTCTGCGAGGTCCCGATCGACACGATGTGCGGCGCGATCATCGATGAGGCCGGCACCTGCGTGGTCAAACCCGAGGCCTGCGACCAGAACTACGACCCGGTCTGCGGCTGCGACGGCAAGACACACAGCAATGCCTGCACGGCCAACATGGAAGGGACCGCCGTCGCGACCGCCGGCGCCTGCCCCTGA